One part of the Sarcophilus harrisii chromosome 5, mSarHar1.11, whole genome shotgun sequence genome encodes these proteins:
- the CD27 gene encoding CD27 antigen, which yields MTENLRMGSKAPGTSWWLWVLGTLLGLSPGVISKRHCPQGQYQVEQGSWCCQLCNPGTFLVRDCDGDGKDPHCKSCIPGLSFTPDHHAQRQCESCRICNNGFSIQKCNITTNTECACPKGQQCRDKECTNCDPQPTSLLSSPQYPVRSSHPHPATMPQHPDTHSAYYSEMAGTSATRRVQNPSPTAPSNHVSIYILLILCGLILTMLIHGTWLILKQRNCYLKKEQEKQQPVKLGPIRSGVEPGPCCPRQEEGSTVPIQEDYRKPELPSFP from the exons ATGACGGAGAACCTGAGAATGGGAAGCAAGGCTCCGGGAACTTCTTGGTGGCTGTGGGTACTGGGAACCCTGTTGGGACTTTCACCAGGGGTAATATCCAAGCGTCATTGCCCACAAGGACAGTACCAGGTGGAGCAAGGATCATGGTGCTGCCAACTATGTAATCCAG GCACATTCCTAGTCAGGGACTGTGATGGTGATGGGAAGGATCCTCACTGTAAATCCTGTATTCCTGGATTGTCCTTCACTCCAGACCACCATGCCCAGCGCCAATGTGAGAGCTGTCGAATCTGTAATAATG GATTCTCAATTCAGAAATGCAACATCACTACCAATACAGAGTGTGCCTGCCCTAAGGGGCAACAGTGTCGAGATAAAGAATGCACCAACTGTGACCCCCAACCTACGTCCCTGCTGAGTTCACCCCAGTATCCCGTCAGAAGTTCACATCCACATCCTGCAACCATGCCCCAACACCCCGACACCCACTCAGCTTACTACTCTG AGATGGCTGGCACTAGTGCCACAAGACGTGTCCAAAATCCAT CCCCAACAGCCCCGTCCAATCATGTCAGCATCTACATCCTCCTCATCCTCTGTGGATTGATTCTGACCATGCTCATTCATGGGACTTGGCTCATCCTAAAACAAAGAAACTGCTACCTCAAAAAGGAACAAG AGAAGCAGCAGCCAGTGAAGCTTGGCCCGATAAGATCCGGGGTAGAGCCAGGTCCCTGCTGTCCGAGGCAGGAGGAAGGGAGTACCGTGCCCATCCAAGAAGATTACCGAAAGCCTGagcttccctctttcccctaa